A window of Ictidomys tridecemlineatus isolate mIctTri1 chromosome 15, mIctTri1.hap1, whole genome shotgun sequence contains these coding sequences:
- the LOC101969242 gene encoding insulin growth factor-like family member 4 isoform X1, whose protein sequence is MVPRIFAAVLIAELLGSLNAEESQVRTDTGPWLCQPAPRCGDQPYNPLEQCCHNDTILPLNATQLCVPNCIFYPCFQHCCLESLGSQNQAVVTFKVPGMKPDCRSSPVSRICAQGHHPTALSQI, encoded by the exons ATGGTGCCCAGGATTTTTG CCGCTGTTCTCATtgctgaactcctgggctcattAAATGCAGAGGAGTCACAGGTGAGAACAG ATACTGGCCCATGGCTGTGCCAGCCAGCACCAAGGTGTGGAGACCAGCCCTACAACCCCTTGGAGCAGTGCTGTCACAATGACACCATCCTGCCACTGAATGCGACCCAGCTGTGTGTCCCCAACTGCATCTTCTATCCCTGCTTCCAGCACTGCTGCCTGGAGTCCCTGGGCTCTCAGAATCAGGCAGTTGTGACATTCAAGGTCCCAGGCATGAAGCCTGACTGCAGGTCCTCCCCCGTCTCCAGGATTTGTGCCCAG GGACACCACCCGACCGCCCTCAGCCAGATCTGA
- the LOC101969242 gene encoding insulin growth factor-like family member 4 isoform X2 — translation MVPRIFDTGPWLCQPAPRCGDQPYNPLEQCCHNDTILPLNATQLCVPNCIFYPCFQHCCLESLGSQNQAVVTFKVPGMKPDCRSSPVSRICAQGHHPTALSQI, via the exons ATGGTGCCCAGGATTTTTG ATACTGGCCCATGGCTGTGCCAGCCAGCACCAAGGTGTGGAGACCAGCCCTACAACCCCTTGGAGCAGTGCTGTCACAATGACACCATCCTGCCACTGAATGCGACCCAGCTGTGTGTCCCCAACTGCATCTTCTATCCCTGCTTCCAGCACTGCTGCCTGGAGTCCCTGGGCTCTCAGAATCAGGCAGTTGTGACATTCAAGGTCCCAGGCATGAAGCCTGACTGCAGGTCCTCCCCCGTCTCCAGGATTTGTGCCCAG GGACACCACCCGACCGCCCTCAGCCAGATCTGA